A genomic window from Methanobrevibacter sp. TLL-48-HuF1 includes:
- a CDS encoding pilus assembly protein, producing the protein MEIHIEKVGLIRLNPNPKNKQLTLNLDWSVDYENTDQKVLNYDCILKNYGSFDIKLKVEGRIILEEYEKFQKELFSQILVKKSSDILMEMINLTRQHVYEIKNENETTFSKAFFENQLIN; encoded by the coding sequence ATGGAAATCCATATAGAAAAGGTTGGATTAATAAGATTAAATCCTAACCCTAAAAATAAGCAATTAACATTAAACTTAGACTGGTCTGTAGACTATGAAAACACTGATCAAAAAGTATTAAATTATGATTGCATTTTAAAAAATTATGGCTCTTTTGATATAAAATTAAAAGTTGAAGGTAGAATAATTCTGGAGGAATACGAAAAATTTCAAAAAGAACTATTTTCTCAAATTTTAGTTAAAAAAAGCAGTGATATTCTAATGGAAATGATTAATCTAACAAGACAGCACGTTTATGAAATAAAAAACGAAAACGAAACAACATTTTCAAAAGCATTTTTTGAAAATCAATTGATAAATTGA
- a CDS encoding MFS transporter, whose product MIKKTTAFYVVLVGSLASFMAAYTSNAVTMALPELARVFHLSNILQNWTINLYLLTMAVLSVPFGKICAKKGLKKSFFYGALVFFIGTAGIIMAANTEMLLLFRFIQAIGSAAIFVSSVSMIVKAVPNNQRGRALGINIASVYIGLSLAPVLGGSLTYNFGWESIFAITLPVSFIVVVLTYLKIKDEWKLDANDPIDIKGSVFYGIGISAFMYGFTELHTLTGQIITAVGVIFLIIFIYYELKQKYPIFNVRLYKNHKFLSSNIASVISYISIFSVSTIINYHFQYILGWNAQMTGLILISMPIMQAIVTPQSGKLSDLINPQKLSALGMGLATIAILILTTMDDTTSIYVIIIALMIGGVGYGLFSSPNTNTMMSSVPPNETTMASAAVATMRVIGQTLSIGILTVIFAFVMGNVTITPSVYPQLSESCHLALICSTILGFISILASLVGMNSNDKLNTTQR is encoded by the coding sequence ATGATTAAAAAAACAACCGCATTTTATGTAGTGCTTGTAGGGTCACTAGCTAGTTTTATGGCTGCATACACATCAAATGCAGTAACAATGGCTCTGCCGGAACTTGCAAGAGTATTTCACTTAAGCAATATTTTGCAAAATTGGACAATAAACCTTTATCTATTAACCATGGCTGTATTAAGTGTCCCCTTCGGGAAAATTTGTGCTAAAAAAGGACTTAAAAAATCATTCTTCTATGGTGCTCTTGTATTTTTCATAGGGACTGCAGGAATAATAATGGCTGCAAATACTGAAATGCTATTACTGTTCAGATTTATTCAGGCTATAGGGTCTGCTGCAATTTTTGTATCATCCGTAAGTATGATTGTAAAAGCTGTTCCAAATAATCAAAGAGGACGTGCATTGGGAATCAACATAGCTTCAGTTTATATCGGACTGTCTCTGGCTCCAGTACTGGGAGGAAGTTTAACATATAACTTTGGCTGGGAAAGTATCTTTGCAATAACACTTCCAGTAAGTTTTATTGTAGTAGTTCTTACTTATTTAAAAATTAAAGACGAATGGAAATTAGATGCAAATGATCCTATTGATATAAAAGGAAGTGTTTTTTATGGAATTGGAATTTCAGCATTTATGTATGGATTTACAGAACTGCATACACTAACCGGACAGATAATTACAGCAGTTGGAGTAATATTTCTAATAATATTCATCTACTATGAATTAAAACAGAAATATCCAATATTTAATGTAAGATTATATAAGAACCATAAATTCTTATCAAGCAATATAGCAAGCGTAATAAGTTATATTTCCATTTTTAGTGTATCTACAATTATCAATTACCATTTTCAATATATTTTAGGCTGGAATGCACAAATGACAGGATTGATTTTAATCAGCATGCCTATAATGCAGGCAATTGTAACACCACAGTCAGGAAAATTATCTGATTTGATAAATCCTCAAAAACTCTCAGCACTTGGAATGGGGCTTGCAACAATAGCTATATTAATACTGACAACAATGGATGACACCACATCAATATATGTCATAATTATTGCATTGATGATTGGAGGCGTAGGATATGGACTGTTCAGTAGCCCAAATACAAATACAATGATGAGCAGTGTTCCGCCAAATGAAACAACCATGGCATCAGCTGCAGTAGCTACCATGAGAGTTATCGGTCAGACATTAAGTATAGGTATATTAACAGTTATTTTTGCATTTGTAATGGGTAATGTAACTATAACCCCTAGCGTATATCCACAACTTAGTGAAAGCTGTCATTTAGCTTTAATATGTTCTACAATACTTGGATTCATAAGTATTTTAGCATCACTTGTGGGAATGAACTCCAATGATAAACTAAACACCACACAAAGATAA